DNA from Aggregatimonas sangjinii:
ATACGACAGTAATACCCCGGCCAAGGAGCGCTCCTTTGTTATCGATATCAATGGTACCTATGGCAGTATTCCGCCAGTAACAGAGACAGCCAATACCTTGGAGTTTGCGAGAACGATGCATAACAGTACGGTCTTACCAAATGGTGAAGTTTTGGTAACCGGAGGATTGGACCATGCCGAAACCTTTACGGATGTAGGAGCTGCCCTGACCGCGGAAATCTACAACCCAACCACGAATAGCTGGCGTAGCGTGGCAGGTATGGCTACCCCTAGAACATACCACAGTGTGGCGATATTGATGCTAGACGGCCGTGTGTTCGTTGGTGGGGGAGGGCTTTGCGACAATACCCCAGGTTGTGTAAATAATGACAATGCCGAAATTTATAGCCCGCCCTATCTTTTCGACGGGAGTGGCAATTTGGCTACAAGACCGGAAATAATGACCTTTCCGGCAACTGCGGATTATAATTCGAACATATCGGTTACCACGGATACAAACGTTACGGAATTCAGTTTAATTCGTTTTTCGGCGGCGACACATAGTACCAATAACGAACAACGTAGAATTCCACTGACTACTACAAGTGGTACTTCCCATAACCTAACCATACCAGATAGAAATCTGCTTCCACCGGGCTATTACATGTTGTTTGCTTTGGATGCGAATGGAGTGCCCTCGGAAGCGAAAGCTATTCAGATAGGAAACGATATCCCTTTAGCGACTAATCCAAGTCTGATACTCGACTTGAAATTTGACGATGCACCAGGGGCCAACGCTGCCGACGATTCTCAATACAACAATGATGCGATTGTTTATGATGTTGACAATGCCGGCGCTCAAAAAGTTGAAAATACGGCTTCGATTGTTCCAAGCGAGGGGCTTTTTGGAGGTGCTTTACGTACGGATGGGGCTAAGTTTCAAAGTAACACGATTGCTGAGATACCGTATTCCGAATCTTTGGGTTCCATCAATCGTTTCGTAACGGTGATGGCATGGGTGAACCGGGATGAAATTGTGAATAACGCGAGCGTTTACAGCAACGACTACCCGAATACTTTTTTCGGATTTCACAATAGCCTATACAAATGGGAATTCTTTACCGAAGACGGTCAGGCCAGTTGCTACGCAGGTTATACACCCACGAGTCAATGGGTACACATGGCGGCTACTTACGATGGGAATATGGCTAGATTGTATGCCAACGGCGTCGAGATATGCGCCAAACCGATTACCGGAGACATTTTGGTCACTTCTGCCGATGCGAACCCTAATTTCAATGCCTTTAGTACTTCAGGTTTCTATGAAAGGCGGACACCGGCACAAATTGGGGAACCTACAAATAACAGCGGTGTAACCGATGAACTTGATGGTCGAATAGACGAGTTAAAGGTATACAATAAGGTATTTTCGGCCGAGGAAATAAAGGAGGTCTTTGAAATAGGGGAGGCCCTAGCCGAAGTAACGGATTGTCCAGAGGGCACGATTGTGACCGAATTTAAGATAGGTGCTTCTGGAACTTGGACTGAGAGTCCGAACATCAATGCCCCTGAAGGCTCGGAAGTTTATATACGAGCCAAGGATTATGTTGGCGATTACTTCGTGACGACTCCCGAAATTGATGGAAATACGTTTATGTCGACCGCGGATTTCGACACTGCCGACGGCTATCGTTTAGATACGGGAACGAATAGAGGAAACAACGATGGGCTGGTTAATGTTGACGATTCTGGCCAATATGTTCTTACCACAGCAGATGGTTGTCCGGCAGTGATCAATCTCACTGTAATAGGAACTTGTGGTCCTGGCGATACGCAAATAGAGTCGGAATTTCGGATAAATGGCGATTGGGATACTCCCCTAAATGGTCAAACCGAAATTACTTTGGAGGAAGGTACGGAGCTTTGGCTAAGTGCAACGCCAAATGAAGTAAATGGTAGTAACTTACTCATTACCATAACCTTGCCAAACGGAGATGTGGTAGGCGATGATTACAATTTAGGCCCGGTATCGGAAACCAGTCAAGGTACCTATATCATAAGTTCCCAGGAAGGATGTTCAGTGGCCGTAGTGCTTACAGTATCGGAATTAGACTGTAGTACGCTAGGATTGCAGTCGGAATACAAAATCAACGATAATCTATATCAAATTGACAATCCAACGGCCACGTTGCCGGAAGGAGCCGAATTAACGCTCAGCATTGCACCCGAAAACACTATATTTTCGGTCACCGACCCCAACGGTACAGAGGTATACAACGGATCAACGAATTATATAATCGATAATGTAAACGTTGCAGATCACGATGGATTATTTACGCTCACTACGGCTGCAGGTTGTTTTGTAACAGTTGACGTAACTGTAGAACCGGTCGATTGTGCGAACGTGATGACCGAGTATCAAATCAATAGTGGCCTATATCAGGTGGGGGAATCTGAGGTAGGTGTAGAGGAGAACGCCAGATTGGCATTGAGTATCGCTCCCAACGATATCCCGTTCACCGTAACCTTGCCCGATGGTTCAGTAGAAAATGTTCGGGCTGGCCTTGATTACGTAATAGATGCCATAGCCTTAAGTCAGTCAGGTACCTACACTTTTAATACCCCTGTTTCGGATTGTACATTAAGTTTAGATGTAACCGTGGCAGGAATAGACTGTGATGCTATTGATTCCGAATACCAAATAAATCAAAATCTCTTTCAGATAAATGAACCAACGGCCGAGATGGATGAGGGGAGCAGATTGACTTTAAGCATAGAACCCGATGATGCACCCTATACTATAACACTCCCCAATGGCACTGTCGAAAATGTTGCGGCCAATACGGATTTTGTTATTGAAAATGTAGATCAGACACATAATGGCGACTTTATACTGACCGCCAAGAACGGATGTGAAAAGACCATTACGGTAATCGTGAACGAAATTGATTGTTCGGAAGTGGCTGCCGAATATCGTGTGGGTGATACTCCATGGGTTTCGAACGCCACAGAAGTAACTATCGATGAAGGGCAACAACTACTAATAAGTTTGTTCCCTAACGATTTACCTTACATGATTACCGACCCTTCCGGCACGGAAACTAATTTTGCCTCTGGCTTGGAAAATTATACGATTGCTAATGCTTCGCAGTCCGATGCTGGTACATACATATTGACTACCTCGGGAACGGGTTGTTCGGTTAGTCTGAACGTAAATGTAAATAATCCAGCTTGTACAGCCTTAAATCTAAGACCTGAATACAGTATCAATGGGGGTGATTTCGTAGAGGGAACAACTGGTGAATCATTGGTTTTGGACGAAGGGGATATGCTTGTGCTCAGTGCACTTCCGGATATGGATAACGGAACTCCGATTCCGGTTACGATTACGTTACCCAATGGTACAGAGGTTAGCGACGGTCATGAAATCACCTCGTTGACAGCAACTGATGAGGGGTCTTATCTTTTTACTACAGACATTGGTTGCACGACCAATTTACAAGTAGTCGTGAATCCCGCTGGTGTTGATTGTGCCGACGTGAACCTTGTTCCGGAATATAGTATCAATGGCGCGGCCTTCCAGGTGGGTACTGATGGGGAAACCTTGACGTTGACTGAAGGAGATGGCATTGTTTTCAGTGCATCACCAGAAGACTATAATGGTCTTCCCGTAAATGTAACCCTAACGCTACCCGACACTAGTTTTGTATCCGATGGTTACGAAATCGTTTCGTTGACCAGTGCTGATAATGGGGTATACACTTTTACATCCGATTCCGGCTGTACAACAACATTAAGCCTGGTGGTCGATGAAGATGAACCCTCAGAATGTACAGGTACTAGTATTACTCCAGAGTATTTCATTAATAATCAAACGACGCAAAGTGGCGGTGAATCCATTCTACTACCCATCGGAAGTAGCTTAGTGCTCGGAATTGTACAAGATGATGCTTTTACCATAACCTTGCCCAATGGTACTGAGATTACAGGGGAGTATACCATTGATAGTATTCAAATGACCGACGCAGGGGTATATACCTTTACTTCGGAGCAAGGTTGTACCAGTCGCTTTAACGTTTCGATTACCGAAGAAGGTATTTCCGATGGTACGCTGAATGACATGATTGTCTATCCCAATCCAGTACGAGATGGCATGCTGCACTTCGCTCTAGAAGATTATATGGGTCAGGAGATTCGGGTGCAAATAAATGATATTTACGGAAAAACTATTCTTAGAAATGTTTTCCAATCAACGCACCAAGCTGATGAAGTAATTGATATTTCCATCTTAAACGAAGGCATATACATAGTCATTATTTCGAGGAATACTGATAATGACGTGGCTTTTAAGAAGGTAATCAAATTAGGCGGACTTTAATTTACATAATGCTTGATTACAGCCTCTTAAGCGAGTTGCGTGATGTAAATAGTATTTGTCTACCATACATACACCAAAATGAACCGTTTGATATTAGAACCATACAACCCGTACAATTCTTTAGGTACGGGTAAGGTGGTTGTATAGAATGTCTTAAATTTACGACTCGAAATT
Protein-coding regions in this window:
- a CDS encoding galactose oxidase-like domain-containing protein; protein product: MRKNYTSKVFFILVFFCCSIRIFSQSPSDDGQWGPVIPFEIVPVAVANLPDGRLITWSSQFPNTWLAAGTGMTYTQLFDPATDNTLPSTVTQTDHDMFCPGINNLSDGRILSAGGTTSERTSIYDPVTNVWSEAADMNVPRGYQGNVTLSDGSVFTVGGSWDAGPDGGKNAELWTEETGWVYLPGIASDDFLYNTNDRAFEYEGVFRLDNHVWLWPAPNGKLFQAGPGEEMHWIDVVGNNGTGSWVSAGQRADDTYSMKGTTVMFDTGRILKVGGSRSYDSNTPAKERSFVIDINGTYGSIPPVTETANTLEFARTMHNSTVLPNGEVLVTGGLDHAETFTDVGAALTAEIYNPTTNSWRSVAGMATPRTYHSVAILMLDGRVFVGGGGLCDNTPGCVNNDNAEIYSPPYLFDGSGNLATRPEIMTFPATADYNSNISVTTDTNVTEFSLIRFSAATHSTNNEQRRIPLTTTSGTSHNLTIPDRNLLPPGYYMLFALDANGVPSEAKAIQIGNDIPLATNPSLILDLKFDDAPGANAADDSQYNNDAIVYDVDNAGAQKVENTASIVPSEGLFGGALRTDGAKFQSNTIAEIPYSESLGSINRFVTVMAWVNRDEIVNNASVYSNDYPNTFFGFHNSLYKWEFFTEDGQASCYAGYTPTSQWVHMAATYDGNMARLYANGVEICAKPITGDILVTSADANPNFNAFSTSGFYERRTPAQIGEPTNNSGVTDELDGRIDELKVYNKVFSAEEIKEVFEIGEALAEVTDCPEGTIVTEFKIGASGTWTESPNINAPEGSEVYIRAKDYVGDYFVTTPEIDGNTFMSTADFDTADGYRLDTGTNRGNNDGLVNVDDSGQYVLTTADGCPAVINLTVIGTCGPGDTQIESEFRINGDWDTPLNGQTEITLEEGTELWLSATPNEVNGSNLLITITLPNGDVVGDDYNLGPVSETSQGTYIISSQEGCSVAVVLTVSELDCSTLGLQSEYKINDNLYQIDNPTATLPEGAELTLSIAPENTIFSVTDPNGTEVYNGSTNYIIDNVNVADHDGLFTLTTAAGCFVTVDVTVEPVDCANVMTEYQINSGLYQVGESEVGVEENARLALSIAPNDIPFTVTLPDGSVENVRAGLDYVIDAIALSQSGTYTFNTPVSDCTLSLDVTVAGIDCDAIDSEYQINQNLFQINEPTAEMDEGSRLTLSIEPDDAPYTITLPNGTVENVAANTDFVIENVDQTHNGDFILTAKNGCEKTITVIVNEIDCSEVAAEYRVGDTPWVSNATEVTIDEGQQLLISLFPNDLPYMITDPSGTETNFASGLENYTIANASQSDAGTYILTTSGTGCSVSLNVNVNNPACTALNLRPEYSINGGDFVEGTTGESLVLDEGDMLVLSALPDMDNGTPIPVTITLPNGTEVSDGHEITSLTATDEGSYLFTTDIGCTTNLQVVVNPAGVDCADVNLVPEYSINGAAFQVGTDGETLTLTEGDGIVFSASPEDYNGLPVNVTLTLPDTSFVSDGYEIVSLTSADNGVYTFTSDSGCTTTLSLVVDEDEPSECTGTSITPEYFINNQTTQSGGESILLPIGSSLVLGIVQDDAFTITLPNGTEITGEYTIDSIQMTDAGVYTFTSEQGCTSRFNVSITEEGISDGTLNDMIVYPNPVRDGMLHFALEDYMGQEIRVQINDIYGKTILRNVFQSTHQADEVIDISILNEGIYIVIISRNTDNDVAFKKVIKLGGL